One Actinosynnema pretiosum DNA segment encodes these proteins:
- the rpsR gene encoding 30S ribosomal protein S18, whose translation MPKPERVPRKRVNLLRREGVELVDWKDAALLRKFLSDRGKIRSRRVTGLTPQQQRQVATAVKNAREMALLPYPSKGR comes from the coding sequence ATGCCCAAGCCCGAACGCGTCCCGAGGAAGCGGGTCAACCTGCTGCGCCGCGAAGGCGTGGAGCTGGTCGACTGGAAGGACGCCGCGCTGCTGCGGAAGTTCCTGTCGGACCGGGGGAAGATCCGCTCCCGCCGGGTGACGGGGCTGACGCCCCAGCAGCAGCGGCAGGTGGCCACCGCGGTGAAGAACGCCCGCGAGATGGCGCTGCTCCCCTACCCCTCGAAGGGCAGGTGA
- the rpsN gene encoding 30S ribosomal protein S14, with protein sequence MAKKSKIAKDLKRREVVARHAERRAELKELIRTDPERRDEAQRALRRLPRDASPTRLRNRDAVDGRPRAFTRAFGLSRLRLREMAHRGELPGVRKSSW encoded by the coding sequence GTGGCCAAGAAGTCGAAGATCGCCAAGGACCTGAAGCGGCGCGAGGTCGTGGCCAGGCACGCCGAGCGGCGGGCCGAGCTGAAGGAGCTGATCCGCACCGACCCCGAGCGGCGCGACGAGGCGCAGCGGGCGCTGCGGCGGCTGCCCCGCGACGCCAGCCCGACCAGGCTGCGCAACCGGGACGCGGTGGACGGCAGGCCGCGCGCCTTCACCCGTGCGTTCGGGCTGTCGCGGCTGAGGCTGCGGGAGATGGCGCACCGCGGTGAGCTGCCGGGTGTGCGCAAGTCGAGCTGGTGA
- the rpmG gene encoding 50S ribosomal protein L33, giving the protein MARGNDIRPIIKMRSTAGTGYTYVTRKNRRNDPDRLVLRKFDPVVRRHVDFREER; this is encoded by the coding sequence ATGGCCAGGGGCAACGACATCCGGCCGATCATCAAGATGCGGTCCACGGCGGGCACCGGCTACACCTACGTGACCCGCAAGAACCGCCGCAACGACCCGGACCGCCTGGTGCTGCGCAAGTTCGACCCGGTCGTGCGCAGGCACGTCGACTTCCGCGAGGAGCGCTGA
- the rpmB gene encoding 50S ribosomal protein L28: MSARHCQLTGRKPGYGKQVSHSHRRTSRRWLPNTQRRRYWLPSENRYVVLTLSTKGVKTVDRRGVESVVAELRRRGEKV; encoded by the coding sequence TTGTCCGCGCGCCACTGCCAGCTGACCGGGCGCAAACCTGGTTACGGCAAGCAGGTCTCGCACTCCCACCGCCGCACGAGCCGCCGCTGGCTGCCCAACACCCAGCGCCGCCGGTACTGGCTGCCGTCCGAGAACCGCTACGTCGTGCTCACCCTGTCCACCAAGGGCGTCAAGACCGTCGACCGGCGGGGCGTCGAGTCCGTCGTCGCCGAGCTGCGCAGGCGCGGGGAGAAGGTCTGA
- a CDS encoding histidine phosphatase family protein, producing the protein MRIILLRHGQSLGNVDELAYCRVPDHTMPLTPLGQRQAAEAGERVKALLGGVPAAVYVSPYTRTRETLRLLGLGPLAERVVAEPRLREQDWGNLQDPVQQEVLKHQRHAFGHFFFRLPNGESGADVDDRVAAFLDGLEARVRAGGHPETSLLVSHGLTIRLLCRRLFGWSVELFESLSNPATCEDRVLEHDGERWRLDRPFNQWRDSPDGETQD; encoded by the coding sequence GTGCGGATCATCTTGCTGCGGCACGGCCAGAGCCTGGGCAACGTCGACGAACTGGCCTACTGCCGGGTACCCGATCACACCATGCCTCTCACCCCGTTGGGCCAGCGACAGGCGGCGGAGGCGGGCGAACGGGTGAAAGCCCTGCTCGGGGGCGTCCCGGCGGCCGTCTACGTGAGCCCGTACACGCGCACCCGCGAGACGCTGCGGCTGCTGGGGCTGGGCCCGCTGGCCGAGCGGGTGGTCGCCGAGCCCCGGCTGCGCGAGCAGGACTGGGGCAACCTGCAGGACCCGGTGCAGCAGGAGGTGCTCAAGCACCAGCGGCACGCGTTCGGGCACTTCTTCTTCCGGCTGCCCAACGGCGAGTCCGGCGCGGACGTGGACGACCGGGTGGCCGCGTTCCTGGACGGGCTGGAGGCGCGGGTGCGCGCGGGCGGGCACCCGGAGACCTCGCTGCTGGTGTCGCACGGGCTGACCATCCGGCTGCTGTGCAGGCGGTTGTTCGGGTGGAGCGTGGAGCTGTTCGAGTCGCTGTCCAACCCGGCGACCTGCGAGGACCGGGTGCTGGAGCACGACGGCGAGCGGTGGCGGCTGGACCGGCCGTTCAACCAGTGGCGCGATTCCCCGGACGGCGAGACCCAGGACTAG
- a CDS encoding EthD family reductase, translating to MIKCIALYRRPDRPEEFDEAYFASHLPLVLKTPGLLRVEVAKAGQLLVPGFLGENEPHLIAEMYFESEDSMNRAFGSPEWQAGGANLTEIGAAELISLFTAEVLQSGAVVDGVAER from the coding sequence ATGATCAAGTGCATCGCGCTGTACCGGCGGCCCGACCGGCCCGAGGAGTTCGACGAGGCCTACTTCGCCTCACACCTGCCCCTGGTCCTCAAGACCCCCGGCCTGCTGCGCGTCGAGGTCGCCAAGGCGGGGCAGCTGCTCGTCCCCGGCTTCCTCGGCGAGAACGAGCCGCACCTGATCGCCGAGATGTACTTCGAGTCCGAGGACTCCATGAACCGGGCCTTCGGCTCGCCGGAGTGGCAGGCGGGCGGCGCGAACCTCACCGAGATCGGGGCCGCCGAGCTGATCTCCCTGTTCACCGCCGAGGTGCTCCAGTCCGGGGCGGTCGTGGACGGGGTGGCCGAGCGGTGA
- a CDS encoding 3-hydroxyacyl-CoA dehydrogenase family protein produces MIAAVIGGGTMGAGIAHVLLAGGHRVVLVEAGAERVAAAGQRVERSLAKADERGKLPAPPAELLARLTVARELADLAPDVELVVEAVPEDAALKRAVLAAAATACPDAVLASNTSSLSITALAEGLPGERVLGLHFFNPVPVQPLVELVRHDGVDPDVLARARAWAESLGKTVIEVRDSPGFATSRLGVAVGLEAIRMLEEGVADAEGIDTGMRLGYNWPVGPLRLTDLVGLDVRLAIAEHLEAELGPRFAPPALLRAKVARGELGRKSGQGFFAW; encoded by the coding sequence GTGATCGCCGCGGTGATCGGCGGCGGCACCATGGGCGCGGGCATCGCGCACGTGCTGCTGGCGGGTGGCCACCGCGTGGTGCTGGTCGAGGCGGGCGCCGAGCGGGTCGCGGCGGCCGGGCAGCGGGTCGAGCGGTCGCTGGCCAAGGCGGACGAGCGCGGCAAGCTGCCCGCGCCGCCCGCCGAGCTGCTCGCCCGGTTGACCGTCGCGCGCGAGCTCGCCGACCTCGCCCCCGACGTGGAGCTCGTCGTCGAGGCCGTGCCCGAGGACGCCGCGCTCAAGCGCGCCGTGCTCGCCGCCGCCGCGACCGCGTGCCCGGACGCCGTGCTGGCGTCCAACACCTCGTCGCTGTCGATCACCGCGCTCGCCGAAGGGCTGCCCGGCGAGCGGGTCCTCGGACTGCACTTCTTCAACCCCGTCCCGGTCCAGCCGCTGGTCGAGCTGGTGCGGCACGACGGCGTCGACCCGGACGTGCTCGCGCGGGCGCGGGCCTGGGCCGAGTCGCTCGGCAAGACCGTGATCGAGGTCAGGGACAGCCCCGGCTTCGCCACCTCCCGGCTCGGCGTCGCCGTCGGGCTGGAGGCGATCCGGATGCTGGAGGAGGGCGTCGCCGACGCCGAGGGCATCGACACCGGGATGCGGCTCGGCTACAACTGGCCGGTCGGCCCGCTGCGGCTCACCGACCTGGTCGGGCTGGACGTGCGGCTCGCCATCGCCGAGCACCTGGAAGCCGAGCTGGGACCGCGCTTCGCCCCGCCCGCGCTGCTGCGCGCCAAGGTCGCGCGCGGCGAGCTGGGCCGCAAGAGCGGGCAGGGCTTCTTCGCCTGGTGA
- a CDS encoding GNAT family N-acetyltransferase codes for MLIRTTEQADVEVAAGLRAVAFGSARPAGPVLPPGQDALVAEVDGRLVGTLGVWRHHQFWGGRTVPAGGIGGVAVDPHARGRGVATALLTRAVEDMRERGQALSLLYATVPGLYRSCGWERSGVHEWISLTPGQLPAGGRPLSRAARPEDAPAVHACYTDLASTVDGMLDRSAPAFDPVRALDHPVVSVVPGHDGEVRGYLRADRDGDGLRVLDLVARDLDTQLGLLGELASWGGLLPAFDLRVLDPATTGLLTDQAIKHAVTTRAWLMRVVDLPAAVAARGWPAAAGLRSAAVDLDITDPVAPWHAGRRRIVVEDGQVGVEPGGSGEVRLRARALGPWFSGFQNTHALRRAGLLDGDAALLDRLTASTGVPRLGDYF; via the coding sequence GTGCTGATCAGGACCACCGAGCAGGCCGACGTCGAGGTCGCCGCGGGGCTGCGGGCCGTGGCGTTCGGCTCCGCGAGGCCCGCCGGCCCGGTGCTCCCGCCGGGGCAGGACGCGCTGGTCGCCGAGGTCGACGGCCGCCTCGTCGGCACCCTCGGCGTGTGGCGGCACCACCAGTTCTGGGGTGGCCGCACCGTGCCCGCAGGGGGGATCGGCGGGGTCGCGGTCGACCCGCACGCGCGCGGCCGGGGCGTGGCGACCGCGCTGCTCACCCGCGCCGTCGAGGACATGCGCGAGCGCGGGCAGGCCCTGTCGCTGCTCTACGCCACCGTGCCGGGGCTGTACCGCTCGTGCGGCTGGGAGCGCTCCGGCGTGCACGAGTGGATCAGCCTCACCCCCGGCCAGCTCCCCGCGGGCGGCAGGCCGCTCTCCCGCGCCGCCCGGCCGGAGGACGCGCCCGCCGTGCACGCCTGCTACACCGACCTCGCGTCCACCGTGGACGGGATGCTCGACCGCTCCGCGCCCGCGTTCGACCCGGTGCGGGCGCTGGACCACCCCGTGGTGTCCGTCGTGCCCGGCCACGACGGCGAGGTGCGCGGCTACCTGCGCGCCGACCGGGACGGCGACGGGCTGCGCGTGCTCGACCTCGTCGCCCGCGACCTCGACACCCAGCTCGGGCTGCTGGGCGAGCTGGCCAGCTGGGGCGGGCTGCTGCCCGCGTTCGACCTGCGCGTGCTCGACCCGGCCACCACCGGCCTGCTCACCGACCAGGCGATCAAGCACGCCGTCACCACCCGCGCCTGGCTGATGCGCGTGGTCGACCTGCCCGCCGCCGTGGCCGCGCGCGGCTGGCCCGCCGCGGCCGGGCTGCGCTCCGCCGCCGTGGACCTGGACATCACCGACCCGGTCGCCCCCTGGCACGCCGGGCGGCGCCGGATCGTGGTGGAGGACGGGCAGGTCGGGGTCGAGCCCGGCGGCAGCGGCGAGGTGCGGCTGCGGGCGCGGGCGCTCGGGCCGTGGTTCAGCGGCTTCCAGAACACCCACGCCCTGCGCCGCGCCGGCCTGCTCGACGGGGACGCGGCCCTGCTCGACCGGCTCACCGCGTCGACCGGCGTGCCCAGGCTCGGCGACTACTTCTGA
- a CDS encoding response regulator transcription factor: MRILVVDDDRAVRESLRRSLQFNGYQVDLAGDGQQALESVLSQRPDAMVLDVMMPRLDGLEVCRRLRSTGDDLPILVLTARDAVSDRVSGLDAGADDYLPKPFALEELLARLRALLRRTATDVEETANLLRFADLELDPGTRDVRRGERPISLTRTEFALLELFLAHPKQVLTRGRILEDVWGYDFPTSGNALEVYVGYLRRKTEAGGEPRLLHTVRGVGYVLRETPP, from the coding sequence ATGCGCATCCTCGTTGTCGACGACGACAGGGCCGTGCGTGAGTCGCTCCGCCGCTCACTGCAGTTCAACGGCTACCAGGTGGACCTCGCCGGTGACGGCCAGCAGGCACTGGAGTCGGTCCTGTCGCAGCGCCCGGACGCCATGGTCCTGGACGTGATGATGCCCAGGCTCGACGGCCTGGAGGTCTGCCGGAGGTTGCGCAGCACGGGCGACGACCTGCCCATACTCGTGCTCACCGCGCGGGACGCGGTGAGCGACCGGGTCTCCGGTCTGGACGCGGGGGCCGACGACTACCTGCCGAAGCCGTTCGCGCTGGAGGAGCTGCTGGCCAGGTTGCGCGCCCTGCTGCGGCGCACCGCCACCGACGTGGAGGAGACCGCCAACCTGCTGCGCTTCGCCGACCTGGAGCTGGACCCCGGCACCAGGGACGTCCGCAGGGGCGAGCGGCCCATCAGCCTCACCCGCACCGAGTTCGCGCTGCTGGAGCTGTTCCTGGCGCACCCCAAGCAGGTGCTCACCAGGGGCCGCATCCTGGAGGACGTGTGGGGCTACGACTTCCCCACCTCCGGGAACGCGCTGGAGGTGTACGTCGGCTACCTGCGGCGCAAGACCGAGGCGGGCGGCGAGCCCCGGCTGCTGCACACGGTGCGCGGCGTCGGCTACGTGCTCAGGGAGACGCCCCCGTGA